Proteins co-encoded in one Armatimonadota bacterium genomic window:
- a CDS encoding amidase, translated as MSDDLAFASITDLARALRARRLSAVELAQVVLDRLARHGPTYNALAELTPELALAQARRADRWFRQGRDVSVLQGIPYGAKDLLATRGIPTRWGSPAHRRQVFDYDATVIRALARAGAVLAGKLAMVELAGGGGYAYASASLHGPGLNPWNLRHWSGGSSSGSGSAVAAGLVPWALGSETWGSIVTPSAYCGITGLRPTWGLVSRFGAMELAWTMDKIGPMARTAEDCGCVLAAIAGPDPQDPTTGQRFHFTPRIVRRPWRLGLLPADFTGAPALARTFEEAVRVLRRAGMRVAPAPLPEHPYEQVARTLLNGEIAAAHREFIASRRLEALVDRAQKAGLRASLRLRASDQVRAEQARWRIRRDVLALFERFDALLSPALMTEAPPLETNLRTMPRPRGNWSVLGALCGVPALSLPMGFGPRGLPLGLAVTGPLFGEATILQIGMVFQRETDWHRRRPPMPADGRS; from the coding sequence GTGTCCGACGATCTGGCCTTCGCCTCCATCACCGATCTGGCACGCGCGCTACGCGCACGGCGCCTCTCCGCGGTGGAGCTTGCGCAGGTCGTGCTCGACCGACTCGCCCGCCACGGGCCCACCTACAATGCGCTCGCGGAGCTGACCCCGGAGCTGGCGCTCGCGCAGGCGCGCCGCGCCGACCGCTGGTTCCGCCAGGGCCGCGACGTGTCCGTCCTCCAGGGCATTCCCTACGGGGCCAAGGACCTGCTGGCGACGCGGGGCATCCCGACGCGCTGGGGGTCACCGGCCCACCGCCGGCAAGTCTTCGACTACGACGCCACGGTCATCCGCGCGCTCGCCCGGGCGGGCGCAGTGCTGGCCGGCAAGCTGGCCATGGTCGAGCTGGCCGGCGGCGGTGGCTACGCCTATGCGAGCGCCTCGCTCCACGGCCCTGGCCTAAACCCCTGGAACCTCCGGCACTGGTCGGGCGGGTCGTCGTCGGGCTCGGGCAGCGCCGTGGCCGCTGGGCTCGTGCCGTGGGCGCTGGGCTCGGAGACCTGGGGCAGCATCGTGACGCCGTCGGCCTACTGCGGCATCACCGGCCTGCGCCCCACCTGGGGATTGGTGAGCCGCTTCGGTGCCATGGAACTGGCGTGGACGATGGACAAGATCGGGCCCATGGCCCGGACCGCGGAAGACTGCGGCTGCGTGCTGGCGGCCATCGCCGGCCCCGACCCGCAGGACCCCACCACAGGGCAACGGTTCCACTTCACACCGCGCATCGTGCGGCGGCCGTGGCGCCTGGGCCTCCTGCCCGCCGACTTCACGGGCGCGCCGGCGCTGGCCCGCACGTTCGAGGAGGCCGTGCGCGTGCTGCGCCGCGCGGGGATGCGGGTGGCCCCGGCGCCGCTGCCCGAGCACCCGTACGAGCAGGTGGCCCGCACACTGCTCAACGGCGAGATCGCCGCAGCCCACCGCGAGTTCATCGCCAGCCGGCGGCTGGAGGCCCTCGTGGACCGGGCGCAGAAAGCCGGCCTGCGGGCGTCGCTGCGCCTGCGGGCGTCCGACCAGGTGCGGGCCGAGCAGGCCCGATGGCGCATCCGGCGAGACGTGCTGGCCCTGTTCGAACGGTTCGACGCGCTGCTCTCGCCCGCGCTCATGACCGAGGCTCCCCCGCTCGAGACGAACCTGCGGACGATGCCCCGTCCCCGCGGCAACTGGAGCGTGCTGGGCGCCCTGTGCGGCGTGCCGGCCCTCAGCCTGCCCATGGGTTTCGGGCCGCGCGGGCTGCCGCTGGGACTGGCGGTGACGGGTCCGCTCTTCGGGGAGGCGACGATCCTGCAGATCGGGATGGTCTTCCAGCGCGAGACCGACTGGCACCGCCGACGGCCGCCGATGCCGGCCGATGGCAGGTCGTAG
- a CDS encoding P-loop NTPase, whose translation MADHIRVVVAVPDEGTANLIHRVVAHHRAARVVATVDTDVRLVDAVTYRRPQLVFVSTDLADMRGFDVADRLSRQHPGLYIAMVSPRNRPEELRRAMKAGARECLFEPLSEDAILRVLDEARDFGGAVAARRGAVVAVISSKGGVGKSTLAANLAVALRQLDSGRVALVDGDLYFGDIALLLNLKPERTIYELNAALDAEVADRFLLPHASGVEVLAAPVRTEQAEEIGPERFRSILGVLQDLYEFVVVDATVSSLETMLATLDVADVVLAVSTLDVVCLKDVAQLLEMLAKLRFPAHNILMVGNRYDERISVAQKDAERALGRPFTMVLPRDDRVVAAANRGVPLLLSEPGAPFSQRVVALARTLRAQIGRVDRVTA comes from the coding sequence GTGGCCGACCACATTCGCGTCGTCGTCGCCGTGCCCGACGAGGGCACGGCGAACCTGATCCACCGGGTCGTGGCGCACCACCGGGCAGCACGGGTCGTGGCCACAGTGGACACGGACGTGCGGCTGGTGGACGCCGTGACCTACCGGCGGCCCCAGCTCGTCTTCGTCTCCACCGACCTGGCCGACATGCGGGGGTTCGACGTGGCCGACCGTCTCTCGCGCCAGCATCCCGGGCTGTACATCGCCATGGTCTCGCCCCGGAACCGGCCCGAGGAGCTGCGGCGCGCCATGAAGGCGGGCGCGCGCGAATGCCTGTTCGAGCCGCTCAGCGAGGACGCGATCCTGCGGGTGCTGGACGAGGCGCGCGACTTCGGCGGCGCGGTGGCGGCGCGCCGGGGGGCCGTGGTGGCGGTGATATCCAGCAAGGGCGGCGTGGGGAAGAGCACACTCGCCGCCAACCTGGCCGTGGCCCTGCGGCAGCTCGACAGCGGGCGGGTGGCGCTGGTCGACGGCGACCTCTACTTCGGCGACATCGCCCTGCTGCTCAACCTCAAGCCGGAGCGGACGATCTACGAGCTCAACGCGGCCCTCGACGCCGAGGTGGCCGACCGGTTCCTGCTGCCCCACGCGTCGGGCGTCGAGGTCCTGGCGGCACCCGTGCGGACGGAGCAGGCCGAGGAGATCGGCCCGGAACGGTTCCGCAGTATCCTGGGGGTGCTGCAGGACCTCTACGAGTTCGTGGTCGTCGACGCCACCGTCTCGTCGCTGGAGACCATGCTGGCCACCCTGGACGTGGCCGACGTGGTGCTGGCCGTCTCCACGCTCGACGTGGTCTGCTTGAAGGACGTCGCGCAGCTGCTCGAGATGCTGGCGAAGCTGCGGTTCCCCGCGCACAACATCCTGATGGTCGGCAACCGCTACGATGAGCGCATCTCGGTGGCGCAAAAGGACGCCGAGCGCGCCCTGGGCCGGCCGTTCACCATGGTGCTGCCGCGCGACGACCGCGTCGTCGCGGCGGCCAACCGGGGCGTCCCGCTGCTGCTGTCGGAGCCGGGCGCGCCGTTCTCGCAGCGGGTCGTGGCGCTGGCGCGGACGCTGCGCGCGCAGATCGGGAGGGTCGACCGTGTCACTGCGTAG
- a CDS encoding phospholipid carrier-dependent glycosyltransferase, translating into MSTWSRADWVALAAVVGVAALLRLAGLGHPAAFVFDETFYVPAACRLALGPQPECGGPSPADVHPPLGKWLIALGIAVFGFNPVGWRISAAVAGTLTVGLLFVTARWLLRSTLSATIAASLLALDFLHFVHSRIGMLDAFLVLFTVAVLACWSLDREDSDPDHRTVRTRFWHLVRPWRMGAGLATGAAIATKWSGAFVAATAIVLTLLVELPRIRRSPDGRAGRQAPTVASVALWLVAVPLLVYTLTHIGTVGGRWLAWPWAEDAWLRAIVDEQVRLARLHPAVGKTHPLRSAPWQWLFSPPPLPYFVQRVGETTFATIQALGTPAWGPGVIALAVVAGRAVRHTRAASLHAALLVAFGLTYLPWFGVARIRTVFLFHFLPTVPILYLLMAAALTPVPRRPATRAGLVALAAAMPLAFGMFRPVLTAAPLAYTACCRSVATFVIRSLPDCALVSAQPLPLRDRADPC; encoded by the coding sequence GTGTCGACCTGGTCTCGCGCAGACTGGGTCGCGCTGGCTGCCGTGGTGGGCGTGGCGGCCCTGCTGCGGCTCGCCGGCCTGGGGCACCCCGCAGCCTTCGTGTTCGACGAGACCTTCTACGTGCCGGCGGCGTGCCGGCTCGCCCTGGGTCCCCAGCCGGAGTGCGGCGGACCGTCGCCTGCCGATGTCCACCCACCCCTGGGCAAGTGGCTAATCGCCCTGGGTATCGCAGTCTTTGGGTTCAATCCGGTCGGCTGGCGGATTTCAGCGGCGGTGGCCGGGACGTTGACGGTGGGCTTGCTCTTCGTCACGGCACGATGGCTCCTGCGTTCCACCCTCAGCGCGACCATCGCCGCGAGCCTGCTGGCGTTGGACTTCCTGCATTTCGTCCACTCGCGGATCGGCATGCTGGACGCCTTCCTGGTGCTCTTCACTGTGGCGGTCCTGGCGTGCTGGAGCCTGGATCGCGAAGACAGCGACCCGGATCACCGCACGGTCCGCACCAGGTTCTGGCACCTGGTTCGCCCTTGGCGTATGGGCGCAGGGTTGGCCACCGGCGCCGCAATCGCCACGAAGTGGTCCGGCGCGTTCGTGGCAGCGACGGCGATCGTCCTGACGCTGCTGGTCGAGTTGCCCCGGATCCGCCGATCGCCCGACGGTCGTGCTGGTCGCCAGGCGCCTACCGTCGCCAGCGTCGCGCTCTGGCTCGTGGCGGTACCACTGCTCGTCTACACCCTCACCCATATAGGAACGGTAGGGGGTCGATGGCTCGCCTGGCCGTGGGCCGAGGACGCATGGCTACGAGCCATCGTGGACGAGCAGGTCCGGCTCGCTCGCCTCCATCCCGCCGTGGGCAAGACCCATCCCTTGCGATCCGCCCCCTGGCAATGGCTCTTCTCGCCCCCTCCTCTGCCCTACTTCGTGCAGCGCGTCGGGGAGACGACGTTTGCAACGATCCAGGCCCTGGGCACCCCTGCGTGGGGCCCTGGGGTCATCGCGCTGGCGGTGGTGGCCGGTAGGGCCGTCCGTCACACCCGCGCGGCGTCCCTGCATGCCGCGCTGCTGGTCGCCTTCGGGCTCACGTATTTGCCCTGGTTCGGGGTCGCCCGCATCCGAACGGTCTTCTTGTTTCACTTCCTGCCGACCGTCCCGATCCTGTACCTGCTGATGGCCGCGGCCCTTACGCCTGTTCCTCGGCGACCAGCAACGCGTGCCGGGCTCGTCGCCCTCGCGGCAGCGATGCCGTTGGCGTTCGGGATGTTTCGTCCGGTGCTGACAGCCGCGCCCCTCGCCTACACCGCGTGCTGCCGGTCAGTGGCTACCTTCGTCATACGCAGCCTGCCTGACTGCGCGCTCGTGAGCGCGCAGCCACTCCCCCTGCGCGACCGCGCAGATCCTTGCTAG
- a CDS encoding helix-turn-helix transcriptional regulator, whose translation MAQAYADVIERLASTLASRAGELSVEESAEFGRALEDLAARIEQAVEILRQLIELVNPQGIPQDLHLTPRELELLSHLAEGRSNAEIARLCWISENTVKFHMKNIFRKLGVRDRGQAMMLARAIQRRLERTSPPSRS comes from the coding sequence ATGGCACAAGCCTACGCCGACGTCATCGAACGACTGGCATCGACGCTGGCCAGTCGCGCCGGTGAGCTCAGCGTCGAGGAGAGCGCGGAGTTCGGCCGCGCGCTCGAGGACCTGGCCGCGCGGATCGAGCAAGCGGTGGAGATCCTGCGACAGCTCATCGAACTCGTTAATCCTCAGGGGATCCCGCAGGACCTGCACCTGACGCCGCGCGAGCTCGAGTTGCTGAGCCACTTGGCCGAGGGCCGCAGCAACGCCGAGATCGCCCGCCTCTGCTGGATCTCGGAGAACACCGTGAAGTTCCACATGAAGAACATCTTCCGGAAGCTCGGCGTCCGCGACCGCGGCCAGGCGATGATGCTCGCCCGCGCGATCCAGCGACGGTTGGAGCGCACCTCACCGCCGTCGAGGTCGTAG
- a CDS encoding DUF5658 family protein codes for MGKGRIALGSVTVLWCQFWTIALFQAADLWTTYRLLEAGGREGNPLMREVILTPMAPIVKAFALVFLAALIVRSQRYGRPSPRRLAVLGWIVLGLYAVTVVNNLSIVLFA; via the coding sequence ATGGGGAAGGGGAGGATCGCGCTGGGGTCCGTTACCGTGCTGTGGTGTCAGTTCTGGACCATTGCCCTGTTTCAAGCCGCTGACCTCTGGACAACCTACCGGCTGCTCGAGGCGGGAGGGCGCGAGGGCAATCCGCTCATGCGCGAGGTCATCCTGACGCCCATGGCCCCCATCGTCAAAGCCTTCGCGCTGGTCTTCCTGGCGGCGCTGATCGTCCGTAGCCAACGGTATGGCCGCCCAAGCCCCCGGCGCCTCGCCGTTCTCGGGTGGATCGTGCTGGGACTGTACGCCGTCACGGTCGTCAACAACCTCAGTATCGTGCTATTCGCCTAA
- a CDS encoding pilus assembly protein — translation MTQRGQATVEFVLLTPLLLVLLFLIFEFGRVFGSWLIVTNAAREGARFAIVQAFDPSSDPAIKQRVQQTAQFLTINDAACSGTYDSCIEIVRTTEGLEKLVSVTARYKVYTLMPITGDIPFLGPINYPGYLEVVGTSTMRWE, via the coding sequence ATGACGCAGCGCGGCCAGGCCACGGTCGAGTTCGTCCTGCTGACGCCGCTGCTGCTCGTGCTGCTGTTCCTGATCTTCGAGTTCGGGCGGGTCTTCGGGTCGTGGCTCATCGTGACCAACGCGGCCCGCGAAGGTGCCCGCTTCGCCATCGTGCAGGCGTTCGATCCGTCGTCGGACCCCGCCATCAAACAGCGGGTGCAGCAGACGGCGCAGTTCTTGACCATCAACGATGCCGCCTGCAGTGGTACGTACGACTCGTGCATCGAGATCGTGCGGACGACCGAGGGCCTCGAGAAGCTGGTGAGCGTGACGGCGCGGTACAAGGTGTACACGCTGATGCCGATCACCGGCGACATCCCGTTTCTCGGGCCGATCAACTACCCGGGGTACCTGGAGGTCGTGGGGACCTCGACGATGCGGTGGGAGTGA
- a CDS encoding Tad domain-containing protein, translated as MRAQARQGQHGAAVVFVVVTFLVLLLFVGMAVDFGILLRYRRAMQNACDAGVLAGALNLRRDPASVVPTTERYAANDMRRNNIAWTSLEAATYDKTWQPTLVGPDRVRAEIHAVVPLFFLRLVRDSVEVAVDCAAKLTPVILTKGLVPLGLNYDVWEPYHASDCWGYVTAGTLLDARPEHCRSFGITVDISSKTNPWGSGNTGLLSMGCFDCPSGGAQQWEQYFKFGAPTPYCYDMGQTASVTGGTYPDGSPTLCANVKTETGVKIGALNQGIGYRCSSSDPMDQIIMMPLLNPAYIEGGQGTYTTEIWGFVAFQLDCSQGKLTGQNPTINGGFVSIVSAQAVGTETEFDTGVYTIKLIE; from the coding sequence ATGAGGGCGCAGGCGCGGCAGGGACAGCACGGTGCGGCGGTCGTCTTCGTCGTCGTCACGTTCCTGGTGCTGCTGCTCTTCGTGGGGATGGCGGTGGACTTCGGCATCCTGTTGCGCTACCGGCGCGCGATGCAGAACGCGTGCGACGCTGGCGTGCTGGCGGGCGCGCTGAACCTCCGGCGCGACCCCGCGTCGGTGGTGCCCACGACGGAACGGTACGCGGCGAACGACATGCGCCGCAACAACATCGCCTGGACCTCGCTGGAGGCGGCCACCTACGACAAGACCTGGCAGCCCACGCTGGTCGGGCCCGACCGGGTGCGGGCCGAGATCCACGCGGTGGTGCCGCTGTTCTTCCTCCGGCTGGTGCGGGACAGCGTCGAGGTCGCGGTGGACTGCGCGGCCAAGCTGACGCCGGTGATCTTGACGAAAGGCCTGGTGCCGCTTGGCCTGAACTACGACGTGTGGGAGCCCTACCATGCGTCCGACTGCTGGGGGTACGTGACGGCCGGCACACTGCTCGACGCCCGGCCCGAACATTGCCGATCGTTCGGAATTACCGTCGACATCAGCAGCAAGACCAACCCGTGGGGCTCGGGCAACACCGGCCTGCTCAGCATGGGCTGCTTCGACTGCCCCAGCGGCGGGGCGCAACAGTGGGAGCAGTACTTCAAGTTCGGCGCGCCCACCCCCTACTGCTACGACATGGGGCAGACGGCCAGCGTCACCGGGGGCACGTATCCTGACGGCAGTCCCACGTTGTGCGCAAACGTCAAGACCGAGACCGGTGTGAAGATCGGCGCCCTCAACCAGGGGATCGGCTACCGGTGCAGTTCGTCCGATCCCATGGACCAGATCATCATGATGCCCCTGCTGAACCCGGCGTACATCGAGGGCGGCCAGGGGACCTACACCACCGAGATCTGGGGGTTCGTGGCGTTCCAGCTCGACTGCAGCCAGGGGAAGCTCACGGGGCAGAATCCCACCATCAACGGCGGGTTCGTCTCGATCGTCAGTGCCCAGGCTGTGGGCACCGAGACCGAGTTCGACACCGGCGTCTACACCATCAAGCTCATCGAGTGA
- a CDS encoding O-antigen ligase family protein, which translates to MRWLLVAGVLLVPLAFGPDVHLAKRLVVWAVAVPAVVLWAGRALAQRSREQTLRPGVTLPVVAFAGVLAWSTAHAVSVPVALWGSIYRHEGLLVWLAYLVVALLTAHEVRNDARLQRRWMAALVVGAMLSAGYAMLQYTGQDPIWRYRALLRPFGFQSHAVYLAMHLTMAAPVALALAVELRSVPGRLVGLLPVLLLYLGVLMTASRVGWVGFWLAAGLWGLAVWPGLRRTDRRWLVGTGAALTLLTVVYLMPWGPFARTFDEATLERVQAAGALRDPSDVKPLAARMIGTLAAEGGLSVRMMIWRAALHDWLQRPWLGQGLDTFRHYPTGWRPGEAFYDRAHNWVLDLGVATGVLGVVGFGWTLVALLGPAVRQALARREPALAALAAGPIAWLFQVQVEPSVIGTNFVLWALLGCGYAVATSGPWHADREGRQARQRVRHGWSITTRASPTVFEAANCLRPI; encoded by the coding sequence ATGCGCTGGCTGCTCGTGGCCGGGGTCCTGCTCGTGCCGCTGGCCTTTGGACCAGACGTGCATCTGGCGAAGCGCCTCGTCGTCTGGGCCGTGGCCGTGCCCGCCGTGGTGTTGTGGGCTGGCCGTGCACTGGCGCAACGGAGCCGAGAACAGACCTTGAGACCCGGTGTGACACTGCCTGTCGTGGCGTTTGCAGGCGTCCTGGCGTGGTCGACGGCGCACGCCGTGAGCGTCCCAGTGGCTCTGTGGGGATCGATCTACCGCCATGAGGGTCTTCTGGTCTGGCTCGCGTACCTGGTGGTGGCGTTGTTGACCGCGCACGAGGTTCGGAACGATGCCCGACTGCAGCGGCGCTGGATGGCGGCTCTGGTCGTGGGCGCCATGCTCAGTGCCGGCTACGCCATGCTGCAGTACACGGGGCAAGACCCGATCTGGCGGTATCGCGCGCTGCTGCGGCCCTTTGGGTTTCAGTCGCATGCGGTGTACCTGGCGATGCACCTCACGATGGCCGCGCCGGTCGCGCTTGCGCTGGCCGTGGAACTGCGGTCCGTGCCGGGGCGGCTGGTCGGCCTGCTCCCCGTGCTACTCCTCTATCTTGGGGTGCTGATGACCGCGTCTCGCGTGGGCTGGGTGGGTTTCTGGCTGGCCGCGGGCCTGTGGGGACTGGCGGTGTGGCCGGGGCTGCGACGGACGGACCGGCGATGGCTCGTCGGCACCGGCGCAGCACTGACGCTGCTGACCGTTGTCTACCTGATGCCATGGGGACCGTTCGCCCGAACGTTCGACGAGGCGACGCTGGAACGTGTGCAGGCCGCCGGCGCTCTCCGCGATCCCAGCGACGTCAAGCCGCTCGCCGCCCGGATGATCGGCACCCTGGCAGCGGAAGGCGGCCTGTCGGTCCGCATGATGATTTGGCGCGCGGCGCTCCACGACTGGCTGCAGCGGCCGTGGCTGGGGCAGGGGCTCGACACGTTCCGGCACTATCCCACGGGGTGGCGCCCCGGGGAGGCGTTCTACGACCGCGCGCACAACTGGGTGCTCGACCTCGGCGTCGCGACGGGTGTGCTCGGCGTAGTCGGGTTTGGGTGGACGCTCGTGGCGCTGCTGGGCCCTGCGGTCCGACAGGCGCTTGCGCGCCGCGAGCCCGCGTTGGCCGCGCTGGCCGCGGGGCCTATCGCATGGCTCTTCCAGGTGCAGGTCGAGCCATCGGTCATCGGTACCAACTTCGTGCTGTGGGCGCTCCTGGGGTGCGGGTACGCGGTCGCGACGTCGGGCCCATGGCATGCGGATCGCGAGGGACGGCAGGCCCGCCAGCGCGTGCGTCATGGCTGGAGCATCACGACTCGAGCATCACCAACGGTGTTTGAGGCTGCCAACTGCCTCCGCCCGATATGA
- the cpaB gene encoding Flp pilus assembly protein CpaB, translating to MRRRWIVPAISLVLALLTTGVVVGYLQSLRQQVTVVAPVETAAVVFARTNVGERKLVMPDAVELRQVPVTAIHPQAARRVEDVVNRVAIAPLFADEQVLTSKLAPPGVNVGLSYVLPRDKRAMTIAVNEVVGVAGFVFPGDHVDVVATVSQGDLNLTKIVLQDVEVLAIAQKVEQKPGEEPKVSTSATLAVTPDQAEVLAQVDNNGRVRLALRPHGVADKVQTAGKTIQTALGRTAVAATPRPAAQTTVASRTDGVRRAVRQAAARATVAAAPPAPPLVYAVDVWRSTSRTTVRFEEPRR from the coding sequence ATGAGGCGCAGATGGATTGTGCCGGCGATTTCCCTGGTGCTGGCGCTGCTGACGACCGGTGTCGTGGTGGGGTACCTGCAGTCGCTGCGCCAGCAGGTGACGGTTGTCGCGCCGGTGGAGACGGCGGCGGTGGTGTTCGCGCGGACCAACGTGGGCGAGCGCAAGCTCGTGATGCCCGACGCGGTGGAGCTGCGTCAGGTGCCGGTGACGGCCATCCACCCGCAGGCGGCCCGCCGCGTGGAGGACGTGGTCAACCGCGTGGCGATCGCGCCGCTCTTCGCCGACGAGCAGGTGTTGACCTCGAAGCTGGCGCCGCCGGGTGTCAACGTGGGGTTGTCGTACGTGCTGCCCCGCGACAAGCGCGCCATGACCATTGCCGTCAACGAGGTGGTGGGCGTAGCGGGCTTCGTCTTCCCGGGCGACCACGTCGACGTGGTCGCCACGGTCAGCCAGGGCGACCTGAACCTGACCAAGATCGTGCTCCAGGACGTCGAGGTCCTGGCCATCGCCCAGAAGGTCGAGCAGAAGCCCGGTGAGGAGCCGAAGGTCAGCACCTCGGCGACCCTGGCGGTCACGCCGGACCAGGCCGAGGTCCTGGCCCAGGTCGACAACAACGGCCGGGTGCGGCTGGCGCTGCGCCCGCACGGTGTGGCCGACAAGGTCCAGACCGCGGGCAAGACGATCCAGACGGCGCTGGGCCGAACGGCGGTCGCAGCAACGCCCCGGCCCGCGGCCCAGACAACGGTCGCGTCCCGCACCGACGGCGTGCGGCGGGCAGTTCGCCAGGCCGCGGCCCGGGCGACGGTGGCGGCGGCCCCACCGGCCCCGCCACTGGTCTACGCAGTGGACGTGTGGCGCTCGACGTCGCGGACCACGGTGCGTTTCGAGGAGCCACGGCGATGA
- a CDS encoding dipeptidase — MSAGSSAFPPIFDGHNDTVLSLVRTGRSFFERSDVGHIDLPRARAGGLGGGFFAIYLRDPSVADAAATDAAVLERALRTYSDEASWPEPMALDYAQSAALDLFGRLLRLERESDGAVRIVRAAAELQACLDAGVFAVLIHFEGAEPLDPDGRALEVFHAAGLRSVGLTHSRRNRYAQGVPFKFPHSPDTGPGLTDAGKALVRQLNERRIVIDLSHITERGFWDVAALSDAPLVATHSNAHALCPSPRNLTDRQLDAIRERRGVVGVNFHVGFLRADGARDPAVPIARLVEHIDYLVDRMGIDCVALGSDFDGAVMPADLRDAAGLPRLLQALADRGYGPEDLRRIAHGNWVRVLRETWGA, encoded by the coding sequence GTGAGCGCAGGATCGTCCGCATTCCCCCCGATCTTCGACGGGCACAACGACACCGTCCTCAGCCTGGTCCGCACCGGCCGGTCGTTCTTCGAGCGGTCGGACGTTGGGCACATCGACCTGCCGCGCGCCCGGGCGGGCGGCCTGGGCGGTGGGTTCTTCGCCATCTACCTGCGCGATCCATCGGTCGCTGACGCGGCCGCCACAGACGCCGCCGTGCTCGAGCGCGCGCTGCGCACCTACAGCGACGAGGCCAGCTGGCCCGAGCCGATGGCGCTCGACTACGCGCAGTCGGCCGCCCTGGACCTCTTCGGGCGGCTGCTGCGGCTGGAGCGGGAGTCCGATGGGGCCGTCCGCATCGTGCGCGCCGCCGCGGAACTGCAGGCCTGCCTGGACGCCGGCGTCTTCGCCGTGCTCATCCACTTCGAGGGCGCCGAACCCCTGGATCCCGACGGACGGGCCCTCGAGGTCTTCCACGCGGCGGGACTGCGCTCGGTGGGGCTGACCCACAGCCGGCGCAACCGCTACGCGCAGGGCGTTCCGTTCAAGTTCCCGCACTCGCCCGACACGGGGCCGGGGTTGACCGACGCGGGCAAGGCCCTGGTGCGCCAGCTGAACGAGCGACGCATCGTCATCGACCTGTCCCACATCACCGAGCGCGGGTTCTGGGACGTGGCCGCCCTCAGCGACGCGCCCCTGGTGGCCACCCATTCCAACGCGCACGCGCTGTGCCCCTCACCGCGAAACCTGACCGACCGCCAGCTGGACGCCATCCGCGAGCGCCGCGGCGTGGTGGGGGTGAACTTCCACGTCGGCTTCCTGCGCGCCGATGGCGCCCGCGACCCCGCCGTCCCCATCGCGCGCCTGGTCGAGCACATCGACTACCTGGTCGACCGCATGGGCATCGACTGCGTGGCGCTGGGGTCCGACTTCGACGGCGCGGTGATGCCCGCCGACCTGCGCGACGCCGCCGGGCTGCCGCGGCTGCTGCAGGCCCTCGCCGACCGCGGCTACGGCCCCGAGGACTTGCGCCGCATCGCCCACGGGAACTGGGTGCGGGTGCTGCGCGAGACCTGGGGGGCGTGA